A segment of the Symmachiella macrocystis genome:
GGTTGAAGACCGCACTAGGTGTTTCGAGTCGTTCGTGGTTCACTGCTTCGTTAGCCGAAGTGAAATCTGTGCCGCAGTCCAAGTTTTGATTGTTAGTAATACTGCGCATAACGGGCTTGCGAGCCCGGCAACGAATGACCTGCCCCCTTTAACCGAAACCAGAGCTTGATATAGGATTTGGGCTTCTGGTTCCAGAAGAAGGAGGCAATCATGCCGAGGAAGCGTCATACGTCAGAACAGATTATTACCAAGCTCCGGGAAGCTGAGGTTCATCTTTCCCAAGGAATGACAATTCCGCTGATGTGCAAGAGGCTGGGGATTCATCAACAGACCTACTACAAGTGGCGACGCGAGTATGGTGGTCTGCGGATGGATCAGGCAAAACGTTTGAAAGAGCTGGAGAAAGAGAACAATCGCCTCAAGAGGTTGCTCGCTGAATCGGAACTGGACAAAGCCATTCTGAAAGAAGCCGCGTCGGGAAACTTCTAAGCCCTACGAAGCGTAGCAAGGCAGTGAACTTCGTACGGGATTCTTTAGGACAGGATCGGGTTTCAGAACGGCGAGCTTGCCGTGTGCTGGGCCAAGCCCGATCCACTCAGAGAAGGACGCGAGTTGCTGGGAGTGATGAACCACGACTGATCCGTGAGATGGTGGAATTGGCGACGCAGTATGGTCGTTACGGCTATCGCCGTGTGACCGAACTTCTTCATCGAAAAGGCTGGAAGGTGAATCACAAACGCATCGAACGGTTGTGGAGACAGGAAGGATTGAAAGTGCCTCAAAAACAGCCGAAAAGGCGTCGTCTGTGGTTGGGTGACGGGTCGTGTGTTCGCCTGCGACCTCAGTACGAGAACCATGTTTGGAGTTACGATTTCGTGCATTGCCGGACTCACGATGGTCGTGCTTTTCGGATGTTAAATCTGATTGATGAACACACGCGAGAGTGTCTGGCCATTGATGTCGCGAGGAGGCTCAACAGTGAACATGTGTTGGAACGCCTCAGCGACCTGTTTGTGCGTCGAGGAGTTCCCGATCACATCCGGAGTGATAACGGTCCAGAGTTCACTGCCAAGCGAGTCCGCAAGTGGCTTAAGAAGGTGGAGGTGAAGACGTTGTTCATTGAGCCAGGCAGTCCTTGGGAAAACGGTTACATCGAATCGTTCAACGGGAAACTACGGGACGAATTGCTTGATGGAGAAATCTTCGATACGTTATTGGAGGCAAAGGTACTGATCGAACGTTGGCGAAGAGAATACAACACGATCAGGCCTCACAGTTCTCTTGGCTATCGAGCCCCGGTGCCGGAGACGAAACTGTTCTGTTCGCCGGCTTCCGCTACGCTCCAGCAGGCGAACAGAACAACCCGTGATACAATTGAACACTAAGTCATGTGACTGGTGTCATCCATGGGGGCAGGTCACAGGATGCGCGACTTTCGACGATTCGTCCGTCGAGTATTCCACGGCGCCCCCCATCTCGGAAGTCATTCCGCACGAGTTGTCCAAGGCGACATCGCCGGTCTACGTCATCGAGCCTCCCGATGTGTTGACCATCTCGGCAATCAGCCTCGTTCCCAAACATCCCTACCGCGTCCGCCCACTCGATACGCTGATCGTGCAAGCCACGGGAATGCCGACCGAAGCGCCCATTGGGGGAGAACATGTCATCGGTCTCGATGGCAACTTGGTCCTGGGCTACGAATATGATTATCTCGACGGTCAGCATCAACCCATTCGCGCGACCGGTAAAACGATTGAGATGATCCGCAACGAATTGGAAGAACGGTTGCAACTGGTGGCGCGTGAGCCGCGGGTATGGATCACGCTTTCCAGTATCGCCTCACAACAGGACATCTCCGGCGAACATTTGGTCGCCCCTGACGGACGCGTCACACTCGGCAGTTATGGTCGCGTGAGCCTGATCGGGATGACGATCGAAGAAGCCAAAACAACAATCGAAACACACCTTTCTCAATACTTCGAAAATCCGCAAGTCGGCGTCGACGTGTTCGGTTTCAACAGCAAGGTGTATTACGTCATTACACAAGGCGCGGGCCTGGGCGATCAAGTGTTTCGGCTGCCCATCAAAGGGAGCGAAACGGCTTTGGATGCGATCGGAGAGATCCAAGGCTTTTCTTCGAATTCATCGATCCGGATGTGGGTGGCCCGTCCCGGTTTCAATAACCAGGGGGGCGACCAAATCATGCCCATCGATTGGCTGGGAATTTCCCAACGCGGCGACGTGACGACCAACTACCAACTCATGCCGGGCGACCGCCTGTATGTGGCGGAAGACAAATTGGTGGCCTTCGATACCGCCCTGGCGAAAATCATCTCGCCGATCGAACGCATGCTGGGTGTGACATTGTTGGGAACCCAGACGGCCAATCGAATTACGACCTACGGCACTGTGAACAACCAAGGTTTCTAGCGGTAACGTTGCACGTGCTATACGTCCGCTAGCGTCGCCCTGACTTCAAACTTATCCTGCCTACTGATTCCCGGAAAACAACCATGTCACGCACCTTTAGCTTGCAGCGGACCGACTGGTTGATCGTCTGCGTCGTTCTCAGTTTTTCGACCGGATGCCATTGGCTGAACCGAGAAGAGTGTTGTCCCACCGATCTCAAAGATACGTACGGACCGTGCAGCAGCGAAGCGGTGCGGCGCACGCCCTGCGGCCCGGACTGGCACAATTTTGGAGTCAAACCGACAGTCTGGCGCTGCGGCCCTTCCGACCATCCGCAAAGCCCGGCTCCTTGCCCCAACGGCTGCAATTGGGAACAGTTAAAGAACGAGACTCCCTCTCCTTCGCCTCTAGAGATTGCTCCGGCTCCTAGCGATAGCATGGAGCCCACTCCAGAAACGCATCCGCTCGCGCCTCCGTCCTTATTCCCGGATGGAACCAACTAAGCGTCTCAACAAGCGGCTGCAATGTGCGTTGATTTGGCATCAACTACCGCGAATCAACTGTCGGATCGGCGAACCATTGCGCACCAAAGTCACCGGTCGACCGTCGGGGGAATGCAAAACCTGCTCAGGGTCCATCCCCAGGCTGGTATAAAATGTCGCGGCGACATCGTCGGGAGAGATGGAGACCTCGGCAGGTAACGAACCGGTGGTATCGCTGCCACCTACCACCTGGCCACCGACGAAACCTCCGCCGGCCAACAACATGAACATGCACTTTGCATAGTGCTCGCGACCTGGTTGACCATACGCATTGATTTTAGGGGTGCGCCCAAATTCACCTGTGGCCAGTACCGAGGTCGAATCGAATAGACCTCGCTGCGTCAAGCCTTGCAACAGTGCGACCAACCCCGTATCTAGTCGCGGAAGATTCTTGTTTTTAAGGGTTGGAAAATTGTTCCGGTGCGTATCCCAGCCCCCGAACGAAATCGTCACGCAGCGCACGCCCGCCTCGACCAGACGAATGGCCAGCAGGCAACTTTGACTGAAAGCATCCTGAGCAAACTGTTTGGCAAAGGCCGGTTTTTCTTGGGAGAGATCGAATGCGGCGCGTGTCCGCCGCGAAGTTAGGATCGAATACGCCTTCTGGCTGTGACGGTCCATGCCGTCCAACAGCACAGTGGAATTCCCGGACTGCTCGAGTTTCTGATCCAGCGTGCGTCGTAACCGTTCGCGACGCTCGAGCATTGGGGAGGTTGTTCCCGTGGGGAGGGCCAGCGCCGGGATATCCAGGGGACGTCCCGCCTTGGGAAACTCTCCTGTTTCAAACGAGGCATGCTCGATTCCCAAAAAGCCCGGTCCTTGAGGCGAGCGGGGAATGGCAACAGTTCCAGGCAATTCTATCGCAGCGGGATTTCGATAATTCATCACCGCGGAATATGAAGGATACTGAATTGAAGCCAGTGGCGGAGTTCCCGTCAGGATGTATTTTTTTCCCAACCCATGGTCGGACAACGAGTGGGACACTCCGCGCACCAAGGCATAACGATCGGTGGCCTGCGCCAATTGCGGAAGATGTTCGCAAAACTGGACGCCGGGCAGCGATGTGGAGATCGTGCTAAACTCCCCGCGCATTTCGCGGGGCGCCGTGGGCTTGGGATCAAAGGTATCGATGTGCGACGGCCCGCCATCCAATAAGATCACGATGGCCGACTTTTCGGATGAGCCTGAAACGGCCTCCTCGGCGCGCAACAGATGCGAAAGATTGATGCCGCCGATCGCAAGAGTCCCCGCGCAGAGCACGTCTCGACGCGAGGGTCGCAAGGTGTGGGGAGTAGATCGAGGCATTATTATTTCAATCGCTTAATGGTTGAGCAAAAATTCTCGTGAGTTGATCAGTGCCCAAAGGACATCGCGCACGCCGTCGGGAAGACTCTTTGATTCTTGACAATAGGACAGGCAGCTGGAGCGTTCTTCACTCGAGGGTAGTCGCGAGACCGTCCGTAAAAAGGCAGCGTCGATTAAGTTCGGCAAAAGTCCACCGGGGGTTCTCAACTGCTGAGCCGCCGCTTCGGTTCCGGTGCTCCGCAAGCGGCCAATCCAACCTTTAGGACGATCCAAAAGTTTGCGAAACGTTGGTCCGTTGTATAATTCTAACGTGCGCGGCAGCGTGGGGTCATTCGAGCGAACGCGTGCGCATACTTCGTCGCCCGGCGGTTGCCCCATCCGCGCCAACAATTTTCGCGCGCGATGGGTATTTCGCAAGACCGATAGCGGACCGACCATTGTATCTGTCGAGGTTATTTGTGTCTCATCATCCGCAGTCGCCTGAAAAACCGCATCATAGAGCACCTCCGCCGACATCGGGCGAAACTGAGATTGCGCGAACTGCCGACGATGTTCAGGCACCGCGTCTTTAAGCGTGGAACTGCGCTGATACGCCCGACTCGTCACAATTTCACGATGCAACGTGCGAAGGCGATAATCCGATTCGATAAATTGCAGAACCAGCCGATCCAAGAGTTCACGATTGCTGGGAGGATTCCCAATACTCAGATCATCCGGCGTGCTGACGATCCCGGTTCCTAAAAAGTGTTCCCACACCCGATTGACAAGCGCGATGGCTAGATACGGATGGTCGCGATCATTCATCCAGTCGGTTAACACCTTGAGCCGGTCGACCTGCGGCGCCGTCGCACTCTTGTCATCGTCTTTTATATAGACTCCGGGAAAGGAGACGCGTTTGCCGGCATCAAATGCCTGTCGAATGACGTGGTCGTTGATCGATCCTTTTTTAGGCCGGAACGTATCACGAATTCGCTTCGACGCGGGAATGTCTTTGCTGGGCATGCCAAACTTAAACGGCTCAAAGAACGCCTCCAAACCCTCGAAGTCTTCTTTCGTCCAGCGATCAAAGGGATGCTTGTGGCATTCGGCGCACTGAAGCTTGACTGCCAAAAATGTGTGGCTGAACGTCAACGCTTTATTCGAGGCATCGCGAATATGCTTTCTGCCCCAAAAAAAGGGAAGTTGATCCTGCTTGACCAACAGGTCCTCCCCCCCAGGGCGGAAGTACGCGTTAGTTTGATCGATGTATTCATCAAACGGCTGGTCCGATCGCCGGTTGATGTTGCGTACCAGATCGTTGACCAACTGATCGTAACTCGTCCCCTGCTCCACGCGCCGGCGAACCCATTGATAACTGAGCAAGGCTTCTTCGCGGCGAAACGCGCCGTCGGGCATGACCTGTTCATTCAGCCCAAATAGTTCACACAACCACGCAGTCCAATGATCGGTATAAGCGTCGCTGGTCAACAGTGCGTCAATCTTGCGTTCTCGTTTGTCGGCCGCTTTATCGTCAATAAATTCGAGCACCTCATCCGACCGCGGCAGGCGACCGGTCAAATCCAAGCTGACACGGCGGAGGAATTCCGCTTCACTGCAAAGTTCGGCTGGTTGTAGCCCCAATTGCGCAAGTTGCCGATCGACGGCCGTATCGATACTGCCTGCACCAGTTGGCGCAGGGCCGGCATTCGATGCGGTGTCTGCGAAGGGCACAATGACTTCGACAGGTTGAATCACGCGATCGTAGTAGATCAGCACATGCGTCATCCCCGGCTTGTGCAACGTGATCTCGCCGGCAGGCCCGACTGTAGCAATCGACTCGTCTTTGGAAACGAAACGGCAGAATGGCGTGACGTCGTCGCTTGTCTTGTTATTCCACTCTGCCTGGACGCGTAATTGAATCGGTTTGTCGGTCGGGAGACCGCGGATAACCGCGGGTTGCACGTCGAGCGATTTGACTTCGATCCAATCGGTTCCCAGCGGAATGCCTGGGGCTCGGTTTTTCACCCAATTCAACAGCACTTGATATTCAAAACTCTCCGGCTCGAACAGCACGCCCCCTTCGTGATCTTCGAAGCCGCAGGGCTTTTGTAGAATCAGGCTCGATTCAGGATCCCGCCAATTGACCCGTGGGTTTGGATCGCCTGAGAGTAACGCTTCGTGATCCCCCTTCAAGTCATAGCCGAATAGGGAGAGGTGAAACCCAGCCTGCCCGTCGGCTGCTCCATGACAGGCCGCTTTGTTGCAGCCAAGTCGCGTGAGCAACGGCACAATATGGTTTCGAAACGCTGGTCGCGGCGGCGGATCGGCCTGGGCCTTGATCGCAACAGCCGTGAGAATCACAGCGGCCATCAGGACGTTGATGCCGATTTTGGGACACAGATTGAGAACAGCCATCGCTATTTCGCATCTAAATCTAAAAAAAGCCGCGCACCGATTCGTTTTCGGTTGCGGCGATTTCATTTCGCACTTCGCAGCGTTTGGAAAGCTTGGACACAGTCCGTCAGAAACATCTGCGCGGTCTGAATCCGCTCCTCGTTATTGTCACCCCCGGCAACGAGCACCTGCATTTTGTACAAGAATGATTCGCTGCCATAAGTGAATCGCGGAAAACGTGGCACATCCCATTGCGAATCAGCAGTGTGGCCATACGCAACAACGAACTCGTCGGATTGATCCATTGAATCGTCTCCGACATAGGCCAGGGATCGAAAGCTGTGTCCTGCGTCGGCGTCTTCGATAAGGATTTCATCAGTCGAAAGTGTTCGGCTGCCACGATTTGAATAGCAAATGTCCGGTGGATGGCGAACCAAACGGCCCGGTGAACCGACCATGATCAACAACGCGACCTGTTGATTTGTCTTTCGGTTGCGATAGATCCTGCTGAGATAATTCTCAAGCCCTAATTCCGTTTGCACGCCTTCAGGGAGCGAATCGCCCTCGGCTTGCGATTCCCAATCCCCAAATGCCACTGGAAAGTTTGCAAGTCGTTGTGATTCGGTATCAAGAATTTTCGCAGGAGCTTGCTGATAAAGGCGTCCCGGCTGCAGCTGAGCGGAGGCCACGGTAACCAGTGAGGCTATCGCTAATGCAATTGCGGTTTTCATAATGATGTTCCCCTCAGGATGAGCCTTTCACAAACACCGCATGCCGAAAATGCTCCGATAGGTCGCGCAACGATTTCTGGTCTCGCGCGGAAAGCACCTGTCGTTCGATGCCCAAGGCCAAAGCACGTTGGAAGGCGTCCTGAGCAGACTGGTCGTTTCCGATCTGGCTGTACGCTTCGGCCAAGTGTAGCCAAAGGGAGGCGTCAGCACGTGATTCGTTCGCCATTGGCGTGAGCCGATCGATCACCAGCTGTGCATTGCCGGCAATCAACTCTATGGTTGCGATGGAGTCATTGAGTTGCAGGCTCTCGGGCTGTTGCTCAAGCGCAGCTTGCAGGATTGCCCGCGCGTCTTGGATGGGCGAAGAGGTTTCCGCAATCGCTAGCGCCAAGTTATTGCGGGCCATGGTCGAATCGGGCGTACGCTCCAACACCTTGCGGTAGAGAAGCACAGCATCGTCATACCGTCCTTGTAGAAACCGCAAATCCCCTAGCAATTGAACCAGTGAGTCGCCAGTTGCAGAGACATCAGTTGCGGTGGCCCGGGCAAGGTATTCGTCGACCACCGCGTCGCGACTGCTTTCGATATCGCGGTTAATAATCAACGCATCGATCAGACTGCGGGCCGCTGTTTCCGGCGACAATTTTGTAAAGCCGTGCTCACTCAAATAGACGGCCAAATTGGGTTCATTTTCATGAATTGTCACAGAGAGAATGCGCGTTAACAGAGTTTGCTGTTCTTCAACGGTGCTCGCCGACTGAAAGGCCGAAGTCGCGCGGATTTCATTCGCGAGGGATTCCGTATCCCCCGAGCTGAGCTGCGGCTCCGACGTTTTCACTTTGAATTCGCGGATTTTCCAGCGTACAAATTCACTTAGTCCTTCCGGTGTCTCGCCTAACTTTGCATAAATCTGTCTGGCGCCCCCTTCAAATGGGACGGTTTCTTCTTGATCAGGCGCTGCTAGAAAATGCTGTTGCCAGAAGCGCAGGTACTCGGTGAGATCTTGTGGGCGCGGTGTCACACGGCTTCCCAAATCGTCGAGAATTCCAAATGCCGCGCTGATGCGATCCACGTGTTCATACAAATCGGCCATGGTCCGTAAGTCGTCAGGCTTTTTATCCAGAATGCCTTCGGCCAATCCAACCGCCTCGGTGTAGTCGCTTGGTGTACCGCGCTGGGAAAGAAACCGAATTCGGGCGCGAATCACGGCGGATTGGGGGTTCTGATTGATATCCGCGAATTCTTGCTTCAGCACGCGGCCAGCTTCTTCGGTCGCAGCCGTATCGCCGTCATTCAATAGTAAATTGGCCAGCATCATTTTCGCAAATCGGCTGTTGGGTTTCGCCACAAGCACGCGACGCGTGAGCATTTCGGCCAATTGTGGTGATTGCGAGAAATAGAATTGCGCTGCATGCGTCAGAATTTGCAGGCTGCGCGGATCCTCAGCATCACTCGATAAGATGATCGACTCCAGGTAAAACCGGCGGGCCTCATCCACGAGCCCCAACCGCGTATAGAGTTGAGCCAATACAAACGATTTGTGGCGGTCACTGATCGAGGCTTGCTGGGCGAGTTCCTGGAGGGTGGAAATGGCGTCTTCGCGCGAATCAAGAACCTGATCGTAAAAATTAACGAAGGCCACCCATGAGCGGATATTGGACGGCGAATTGTCCACTGCCTTGCGGAACGCGTTTTCGGCTTCGGTGAGAAAAGCAGATTTTTGTTTCTTATCTCTGACTTCGCCTTCGGCCAACATCATCAACACGCGTCCTAAACGTAATTGTGTGTCGACGTCATCAGGACGGGATTCGGCCCAGGATTTCGCCAGAATCAGCGCCTGTTCTCGTTCCGTTCCTTGCGCGTAATACGGCACGGCGCGGTCAAACAATTGAGGCGAGAACGCCAACATCTTGCTCGCCTGCGTAACAAATTCTTGCGCCTTCAGTTTACTATCGGTCCGCGTGTACATATCGATAACGCGGTCCGCTAATAAGATATTGCGGCTCCCCAATTGCCAGGCCTCCTTATAGGAGACCAAAGCCGCCGGATACTTGCCTTGCAGTAACGATAGTTCACCCAAGAGAATTTTTGACTTCGGCCAATTCGGACGGCGATTCTGGACAAATTGAATGAATTCATGCGCCTTTTCGAAGTTGGGATCGTTCGCGGAATCCAAGCCAGCTAATAAAATCTGCGCCTGATACGCTCTCCATTCCGTTCCTTGGGGACCTTCGATCTCCTTGAGCCATTGGGAATATTTAGCAAGCAGGGTCCACTCTTGTCGCAGCCAAGCTAACCGGGCGGCTTCGTCGACGATTGCTCCATTTTGCGGCAGGCGTTCGTGGGCGGATTCCAGGATCTCGACGGCACGCGGCATGTCGCCATTGCGCAAATGCAAATGCGAAAGCTCGATCAGCAACTCCCCTTGCTTCTCCGTCGTTTTATCAAGCTCCAACTCTTTTTGGAGCAGCGCAATCGCTTCGTCAATTTGATTATCGCCAACCAGCACGCGCGATTGGAGAACAGCGGCACGCGACCGATCATCGGACAGCTCACGGAACTTTTTCGCGGCCTGCAAGGCCGTTTTATGGTCGCCCAGCTGCAGCTTTAAAGCAGCATAATCTTGCCACAGCAATGCCGAGTCGCCATTGACTTTCAGCGCGTTTTCCAAGCGTGTTACAGCTTCATCAACTTGGCCTTGGGCGATCATCATCTCCACTGAAATGAGTTCGATCGTTTCATGGGAAGCGCCACGTTGGGCAGCTTTTTCCAATGCCTTGGTGACGGCAGACCAGTCCCGCTGCTGCTTTGGTAGGGATTTTTGCCGTTGCAACTCGACGCGCGCCAATCCGATAGCGGCATTGAGTTGAATCTCCTCCGTGCCACCCATGACGGCCAACAATTGTTTCTCGGCCAACTCCAAATTCCCAGATCTGGTCGCAAGGTTGGCCAATTGCAGCCGGGCAGCGGCAAGTCTCGGATTCAAATCGCTGGCACGGCCATAGGCGTCCATAGCGACATCGAGTTGTCCCAGCCCGAAACACAAGTCTCCGTAAAAGCTCCAGATTTCGGCGTACACTTTAGGAAACTGATTTTGAGCAAGCTCCATGTCTGGTGTCCCCAGAAACGTGAGCAACACCCCCAATGCATGACGCGGGGATTGCTCTGCCGCAGCGATGCGGCCACGGACCAGAGCGATGCTTCCCAGCACCGCTCCTCTCTCGCTTTCTGAAATGCTCGGGGCATGTTTCTCTAAAGGAACGACCAACGCCTCCGCCTTTTCAAACTGCCCGGTTCGCGCCAGCAGCGAGGCCAGCGGCACGAGCAACGATAATTCCGTGCGTCCTTTTTTCGCCAAGACTTGTTCCAACCCGTTTTCCAAAGCGACGATCGCTTTGCTGTCCCCCTCAGCGCCCCCTTCGGCCAAGAATATCTTGGCACGTGCCAAATAGGGCAGGTGGAACTCGGGTTGAGCGGCAATTGCTTTTACCAACAATTCCTGGGCCGCTGGGAAGTTCTCTTTCTGCATCTGCAATTGTGCAGCGATGTAATAAACCCGCGCCGCCTCCAAACCGCTCGACTGCGACACCAACTTGAGCGCCTGCTGCAAACTGACCTCGCAATCCGCGTCGGAACAATTTCCATACACCCGCTCGAATTCGTATTTTGCCAACCACGCTAAGGGGACTTCAGCTTTATCTTTGACCAGCTTCTCAAGCACTTGGCATGCGGAAACTTGAGGCGTGCCTGCTTCCTCCGAATCACCTTCTGCCTCCGTTCGCGGCGAAAAATCCATGATGGCCGAAGCGAGGGTCGCGGCATGCGAGACCTCGTAATCCCCGCTTTCCATCACTTGACGCAAAACGGCAATTGCTTCTTGCCACGTGACGTTGGCCCGGCCTCCTTCCCAGCGCAAGTAGGCGACCAACGAATCCGCATAAAGCTTCTCAAGTTCGCTTTGCGATATCTCTGAGGCTTCGTGCGGGTTGGTTTTCAGTTCCTCGTAGATATCCAACGCCATGCGAAACTCGTGGATTTGGGTCGCGATCTTTGCGGCAGTCACTGCCAATTCAACGCGCTGTGGAGCCAACTCCCAAGCATGCAAATAGAGTTGTGCAACGCGCAGCCAACTTCCATTGGCGTGCGCCGAACGATGCGACATCTCGGCAAACTGAATCGCCACGTCGGAATCATCGGGATCGATCGACAAATACCGTGAGTAGTACGTCGCAGCCTTCTCGTAATTTTCTTCGGTTTCATACCGCTCTGCCGTCTTTTGCAGCGTGCTGAGTGTGCGATTTTCAAAAAATCGCTGCATGAAGAGCACTGAGACAATCAGCACCACCGCAGCCACGCCCAACCGCAGCATCCACGACGATCCGGAGGACTTACTTGCCGCAAACCGGCGGCTCGTTGCATCCAGAAGAACCAGCACGCCCCAAAACATGGCAGCTGCCAGCGGGACCATGGCCACGGCGGCAAAGTCGTGCGAAAATCGCTCGGACACTTCCCCAGACCAGTATTTGGCCAACAATGCTGTCACATCGATACGTATGACATTGGCGATGATCGAAACCGGTATCACAGCGGCCAACAGTAAGAGCGATTTCCTGAGACTTGTTCGGGCCAATGTGATGGTCGCCACAGCAAGCGCCAAGATGCCAAAAAACATCCGTAACCCGCTACAGGCTCGTTCGACCTCAAACTGATGACCGTCGAGCAGGATCACAGTCCCATCAACAATGGCCGGTTGCGAAAAGAGTCGCAATGTCCAGGCCGAGCAACCTGCTGCGAGCTTTTGCAGGGGCGTACTCAGGGCAATTTCAATTGTCGCAGGCAGGGGCATTGCAAAACACAAGAACCCAATCGCGGGAGCGGCCCAGCAAAAACAGCGCCATCCAAAGCACATCCAGACCCAGCCGCCAATCCACACCGGGAGCGACCAAGCATCAAGCTCGGGGAAATAAAGCCGCCCAGAGGAATATCTCATGAAGCAGGCAAACAGCATCAATGCCAGACCGGCAAACGATACCGAGGGCGCGACCTCGGGCAGTGACTCGCGCCGTAGATAGAGAATAGCAGCACAAATGAATGGGACGATGAATCCGTGCGAGTAATCGGCGTTCGACGACCAATTTTCAACAATGCTTTGCAGCGGACTCCAATATGCCCAAAAGCCAATGATAAGCAGCGCAAATGGAATGAGCCGCTGTTTGTTATATAACATTTCGATGACGCCACCTTGCTGAGGCGGCAGAGTCTGTGGCCCTCATCCGACGGGTGTCGCCAAGCGATTTGCCGACGACATACTTCGGATGTTTGAAATGCAACGGCCTTACATCGAGGAGTGGTCTACGACTGAATCGAGAACCGAACACGCCAATCCCCCTCAATACCTAGCCTTGCGTAAACTTCTCTCGGCGTGCAACTCTAACTATTCAACCGGCCTCCCGCAACCGGCACAATGCAATCCCGCCCTCTGGCCTATTACAGAAAAACAGACGCCAACAATGATGCTGGCGTCTGTCAATGTTTTTGTAATTCTAGCAGAATCGTCCGCTGCGTCATTGCAATAACTACACAACAGAACAAAGCAGCAACCAAACACAGGCAGGATTGTCAGAACGACCTGCCCCATCAGGCACAGCCTTAAGCTTCCGCAGTCTCGCGACGCTTTTTCTTCGAACGAGCACGGGTCACGACCAATCCCAACCCAGCAATCATTGACCAGGTCACAATGGAGCTCATTTCGGGAACCGCTTGCAAGATCAAGCGAACCTCATCGATTCCAGCACCCATGGCGTTCAAGTCGAATGAAAACGTCCGACCGTCGCTGGCAATGGAGAATCCGTCCGGTGAAGACGAGTTGCCCAGCTCCAAGCCACGGTAGGTATAGGTGTCGTAATAGGTGTAGCCGGGGCCGTAAATGGCATCCGTCGCACCCAAGCTGTCGGTCGTGCTTTCGGGACCTGTATCGGCACCCGGCAGTAACACAACGCCCACGATACGAGTCTGGTCATT
Coding sequences within it:
- a CDS encoding IS3 family transposase (programmed frameshift); translation: MPRKRHTSEQIITKLREAEVHLSQGMTIPLMCKRLGIHQQTYYKWRREYGGLRMDQAKRLKELEKENNRLKRLLAESELDKAILKEAAFGKLLSPTKRSKAVNFVRDSLGQDRVSERRACRVLGQARSTQRRTRVAGSDEPRLIREMVELATQYGRYGYRRVTELLHRKGWKVNHKRIERLWRQEGLKVPQKQPKRRRLWLGDGSCVRLRPQYENHVWSYDFVHCRTHDGRAFRMLNLIDEHTRECLAIDVARRLNSEHVLERLSDLFVRRGVPDHIRSDNGPEFTAKRVRKWLKKVEVKTLFIEPGSPWENGYIESFNGKLRDELLDGEIFDTLLEAKVLIERWRREYNTIRPHSSLGYRAPVPETKLFCSPASATLQQANRTTRDTIEH
- a CDS encoding polysaccharide biosynthesis/export family protein — protein: MIQLNTKSCDWCHPWGQVTGCATFDDSSVEYSTAPPISEVIPHELSKATSPVYVIEPPDVLTISAISLVPKHPYRVRPLDTLIVQATGMPTEAPIGGEHVIGLDGNLVLGYEYDYLDGQHQPIRATGKTIEMIRNELEERLQLVAREPRVWITLSSIASQQDISGEHLVAPDGRVTLGSYGRVSLIGMTIEEAKTTIETHLSQYFENPQVGVDVFGFNSKVYYVITQGAGLGDQVFRLPIKGSETALDAIGEIQGFSSNSSIRMWVARPGFNNQGGDQIMPIDWLGISQRGDVTTNYQLMPGDRLYVAEDKLVAFDTALAKIISPIERMLGVTLLGTQTANRITTYGTVNNQGF
- a CDS encoding DUF1501 domain-containing protein; the encoded protein is MPRSTPHTLRPSRRDVLCAGTLAIGGINLSHLLRAEEAVSGSSEKSAIVILLDGGPSHIDTFDPKPTAPREMRGEFSTISTSLPGVQFCEHLPQLAQATDRYALVRGVSHSLSDHGLGKKYILTGTPPLASIQYPSYSAVMNYRNPAAIELPGTVAIPRSPQGPGFLGIEHASFETGEFPKAGRPLDIPALALPTGTTSPMLERRERLRRTLDQKLEQSGNSTVLLDGMDRHSQKAYSILTSRRTRAAFDLSQEKPAFAKQFAQDAFSQSCLLAIRLVEAGVRCVTISFGGWDTHRNNFPTLKNKNLPRLDTGLVALLQGLTQRGLFDSTSVLATGEFGRTPKINAYGQPGREHYAKCMFMLLAGGGFVGGQVVGGSDTTGSLPAEVSISPDDVAATFYTSLGMDPEQVLHSPDGRPVTLVRNGSPIRQLIRGS
- a CDS encoding DUF1549 domain-containing protein; its protein translation is MAVLNLCPKIGINVLMAAVILTAVAIKAQADPPPRPAFRNHIVPLLTRLGCNKAACHGAADGQAGFHLSLFGYDLKGDHEALLSGDPNPRVNWRDPESSLILQKPCGFEDHEGGVLFEPESFEYQVLLNWVKNRAPGIPLGTDWIEVKSLDVQPAVIRGLPTDKPIQLRVQAEWNNKTSDDVTPFCRFVSKDESIATVGPAGEITLHKPGMTHVLIYYDRVIQPVEVIVPFADTASNAGPAPTGAGSIDTAVDRQLAQLGLQPAELCSEAEFLRRVSLDLTGRLPRSDEVLEFIDDKAADKRERKIDALLTSDAYTDHWTAWLCELFGLNEQVMPDGAFRREEALLSYQWVRRRVEQGTSYDQLVNDLVRNINRRSDQPFDEYIDQTNAYFRPGGEDLLVKQDQLPFFWGRKHIRDASNKALTFSHTFLAVKLQCAECHKHPFDRWTKEDFEGLEAFFEPFKFGMPSKDIPASKRIRDTFRPKKGSINDHVIRQAFDAGKRVSFPGVYIKDDDKSATAPQVDRLKVLTDWMNDRDHPYLAIALVNRVWEHFLGTGIVSTPDDLSIGNPPSNRELLDRLVLQFIESDYRLRTLHREIVTSRAYQRSSTLKDAVPEHRRQFAQSQFRPMSAEVLYDAVFQATADDETQITSTDTMVGPLSVLRNTHRARKLLARMGQPPGDEVCARVRSNDPTLPRTLELYNGPTFRKLLDRPKGWIGRLRSTGTEAAAQQLRTPGGLLPNLIDAAFLRTVSRLPSSEERSSCLSYCQESKSLPDGVRDVLWALINSREFLLNH
- a CDS encoding exosortase-associated EpsI family protein, with product MKTAIALAIASLVTVASAQLQPGRLYQQAPAKILDTESQRLANFPVAFGDWESQAEGDSLPEGVQTELGLENYLSRIYRNRKTNQQVALLIMVGSPGRLVRHPPDICYSNRGSRTLSTDEILIEDADAGHSFRSLAYVGDDSMDQSDEFVVAYGHTADSQWDVPRFPRFTYGSESFLYKMQVLVAGGDNNEERIQTAQMFLTDCVQAFQTLRSAK